Below is a window of Haloterrigena alkaliphila DNA.
TCGATCGGCTCGGCATCGGGCTGGACGACCTCGAGTTCTCGCAGCGCGTTCTCGAGACGAGACGGTCGGACGCCGCCGAAAAGTAGGTAGATTAATACTGTCTCACACACGTACCTGTCGTAGATCGCAAATGACCGGAGAACAGATCTACGTCTCGCACGCGCCCGGCGACCTCGAGCTCGTCCAGGAGCTGTTCTCGACGGTCAAGAACTTCCCCTTCGGCGTCCACATCGCGCTCGAGGAGGTCGAGTCCGGTCGCTCGCGAAAACGACTCGAGGGGCGCGTCGCGAACAGCGACGTCGTCGTCGCGGTGCTGACCGACGACTCGGCCGATAATCGGTGGATCAACCAGGAGATCGGCTACGCGACGGCCAAGGGGATTCCGGTCGTCCCGCTCTACGAGCACGAGCGCCACCGCGGAGGCTTCATCGACGGCGTCGACGGCGTGACGATCGATCGGCAAAACCCGTCGTTTACGATCTTCAACCTGGTCAGCCGGCTGCGGAGCGAACTCGCCCCGCTGGGCGCCCTCTCGGTGCCCAACTGGTACATTCGATTCCCGTGTACGATTCCCGACTGCGGCCACCAGGTCACGCTCGAGATCGAGGACGGTCAGACGAAACTCTGG
It encodes the following:
- a CDS encoding toll/interleukin-1 receptor domain-containing protein, whose protein sequence is MTGEQIYVSHAPGDLELVQELFSTVKNFPFGVHIALEEVESGRSRKRLEGRVANSDVVVAVLTDDSADNRWINQEIGYATAKGIPVVPLYEHERHRGGFIDGVDGVTIDRQNPSFTIFNLVSRLRSELAPLGALSVPNWYIRFPCTIPDCGHQVTLEIEDGQTKLWTRYKHGKPLRTTCGDCDSTYYFDPATIGYVRREDAVQ